The following are encoded together in the Salvia hispanica cultivar TCC Black 2014 chromosome 6, UniMelb_Shisp_WGS_1.0, whole genome shotgun sequence genome:
- the LOC125197186 gene encoding palmitoyl-acyl carrier protein thioesterase, chloroplastic-like, with amino-acid sequence MVATAATSAFLPIPSPASDAVGKTSGHAVGGVPASIDARATNAKSKSISSGRLQVKANAQAPPKINGTKVGSMESLRTEDMSPPPRTFINQLPDWSMLLAAITTIFLAAEKQWMMLDWKPKRADMLVDPFGLGQIVQDGFVFRQNFSIRSYEIGADRTASVETLMNHLQETALNHVKNVGLLADGFGSTPEMCKRNLIWVVTKMQVAFDRYPTWGDVVQVDTWVAASGKNGMRRDWLVRDSNTGEILTRATSLWVMMNKETRRLSKIPDEVRGEIGSYFVDSPPLVDDDSRKLPKLDENTAEHIRTGLTPRWSDLDVNQHVNNVKYVGWILESAPLEILETHELAGMTLEYRRECMRDSVLQSLTSIVDKGSGDTTHPGIVEYQHLLRLEGGGEIVKGRTKWRPKFVDKIGSFGQIPHESA; translated from the exons ATGGTCGCCACTGCTGCAACTTCTGCATTTCTCCCAATACCTTCCCCGGCTTCAGATGCTGTTGGAAAAACATCAGGACATGCTGTTGGGGGTGTCCCTGCAAGTATTGATGCTCGTGCCACCAATGCTAAGTCGAAATCCATATCGTCAGGAAGATTGCAGGTTAAGGCTAATGCACAAGCCCCTCCCAAGATCAATGGAACTAAGGTTGGGTCTATGGAGTCTCTGAGGACTGAGGACATGTCACCTCCACCGAGGACGTTCATCAACCAATTGCCTGACTGGAGCATGCTTCTTGCTGccattactactatatttttggcAGCAGAAAAGCAATGGATGATGCTTGATTGGAAGCCAAAACGGGCAGATATGCTTGTTGATCCTTTTGGGTTGGGGCAGATTGTACAAGATGGTTTTGTGTTTCGTCAAAACTTCAGTATTAGGTCTTATGAAATAGGGGCAGATAGGACTGCTTCGGTAGAAACACTGATGAATCATTTGCAG GAAACAGCTCTAAATCATGTAAAGAATGTTGGGCTGCTGGCTGATGGCTTTGGTTCAACACCCGAGATGTGCAAACGGAATTTAATTTGGGTGGTTACCAAAATGCAGGTTGCTTTCGATCGCTATCCTACATG GGGTGATGTTGTTCAAGTAGATACCTGGGTAGCTGCATCGGGGAAGAATGGTATGCGTCGAGATTGGCTTGTGCGTGATAGTAACACGGGAGAGATATTAACTAGAGCTACAAG TCTATGGGTTATGATGAATAAAGAGACACGGAGGCTGTCCAAAATTCCGGATGAGGTCCGAGGAGAAATAGGTAGTTATTTTGTAGATTCTCCTCCATTAGTGGATGACGATAGCAGGAAGTTACCGAAGCTTGATGAAAATACTGCAGAGCACATTCGTACTGGTTTGACT CCTAGATGGAGTGATTTAGATGTAAATCAACATgtgaataatgtaaaatatgtTGGTTGGATACTTGAG AGTGCTCCGCTGGAAATATTGGAGACACATGAGCTTGCTGGTATGACACTAGAATACAGGAGGGAGTGCATGAGGGACAGTGTGCTGCAGTCCCTCACTTCAATTGTTGACAAGGGTAGTGGCGACACGACTCACCCTGGCATTGTTGAGTACCAGCATTTGCTTCGATTGGAGGGCGGAGGGGAAATTGTGAAGGGACGGACCAAGTGGAGGCCGAAGTTTGTTGACAAGATTGGAAGCTTTGGGCAGATCCCACACGAAAGCGCTTAA
- the LOC125192269 gene encoding protein arginine N-methyltransferase PRMT10, whose translation MGSSAPAANGAVDKGVDFANYFCTYGFLYHQKEMLCDRVRMDAYYNAVFQNKHHFKGKVVLDVGTGSGILAIWSAQAGARKVYAVEATKMSEHAGELVKANKLQDVVEVIEGSMEDIVLPEKVDVIISEWMGYFLLRESMFDSVLFARDRWLNPGGVMYPSHARMWMAPIRSGLGDQKMRDYDGAMEDWSGFVKETEACYGVDMSALTKPFEEEQKKYYLQTSLWDNLHPNQIISTPVIIKEIDCLTVTVDDIRDVRANISTSITEDARLCGFGGWFDVHFRGSDKSPAQKEVELTTAPHEDLGTHWGQQVFLLHPHRNVLSGDELKINFLMTRSKVNHRLMEVDLNCEFNRASGKPVPPVQKKFYIE comes from the exons ATGGGAAGCAGCGCCCCCGCCGCCAACGGCGCCGTAGACAAGGGCGTTGATTTCGCCAACTATTTCTGCACCTATGGCTTCCTCTACCACCAGAAGGAGATGCTCTGCGACCGCGTTCGGATGGACGCCTACTACAACGCCGTTTTCCAGAACAAGCACCATTTCAAGGGAAAG GTTGTTTTGGATGTAGGAACTGGAAGCGGAATTCTTGCTATATGGTCTGCACAAGCTGGTGCAAGGAAAGTCTATGCAGTAGAAGCCACTAAGATGTCCGAACATGCGGGGGAACTTGTCAAAGCAAACAAGCTCCAGGATGTGGTTGAGGTGATCGAGGGATCGATGGAGGACATTGTGCTGCCGGAAAAAG TTGATGTAATAATTTCAGAATGGATGGGATACTTTCTTCTACGTGAATCAATGTTTGACTCGGTACTCTTTGCGCGGGATCGCTGGTTGAATCCCGGTGGTGTCAT GTATCCCAGCCATGCCCGAATGTGGATGGCTCCTATCAGGTCAGGGTTGGGTGATCAGAAAATGAGAGATTATGATGGAGCAATGGAGGATTGGTCTGGTTTTGTCAAGGAGACAGAAGCTTGTTATGGCGTAGACATGAGTGCTTTGACAAAACCATTTGAGGaagaacaaaagaaatattatttgcaG ACATCACTCTGGGACAACCTTCATCCAAACCAAATTATCAGTACACCTGTGATCATCAAGGAGATTGACTGCTTGACAGTTACTGTTGATGATATACGCGATGTTCGTGCAAACATTTCCACATCCATCACAGAAGATGCAAGATTATGTGGCTTTGGTGGATGGTTTGATGTCCATTTTCGA GGAAGCGATAAGAGTCCAGCTCAAAAGGAGGTTGAGTTAACAACTGCCCCACATGAAGATCTTGGCACGCATTGGGGCCAGCAG GTGTTCTTACTGCATCCTCATCGGAACGTTCTATCTGGTGATgagttgaaaattaatttcttaatgaCTCGCTCCAAGGTGAATCACCGGTTGATGGAAGTTGATCTTAACTGTGAGTTTAACCGGGCATCTGGAAAACCAGTGCCTCCGGTACAAAAGAAGTTCTACATTGAGTGA
- the LOC125192270 gene encoding peroxisomal fatty acid beta-oxidation multifunctional protein AIM1-like encodes MRQPTVTMEVGHDGVAIITISNPPVNALALSIFDGLKDKYGEAMRRDDVKAVVLTGDAGKFSGGFDINVFERVHRTGDTSNLPETSISVAVNLIEDGKKPTVAALQGLALGGGLELALVRDLL; translated from the exons ATGAGGCAGCCTACAGTTACCATGGAGGTCGGTCACGACGGCGTTGCGATCATCACCATCTCCAACCCTCCCGTCAATGCTCTCGCTCTTTCCA TTTTTGATGGATTGAAGGACAAGTATGGTGAGGCCATGCGAAGAGATGACGTCAAAGCTGTTGTTCTCACAG GTGATGCTGGAAAATTCTCTGGTGGATTCGACATAAATGTGTTTGAGAGGGTGCATAGAACAG GAGATACTTCCAACTTACCTGAGACATCTATTAGCGTCGCGGTCAATTTAATAGAAG ATGGAAAGAAGCCTACTGTTGCTGCCCTGCAGGGACTTGCACTTGGGGGTGGATTGGAACTAGCTTTGGTTCGTGATCTTCTCTGA